From the genome of Streptomyces sp. NBC_01260, one region includes:
- a CDS encoding gas vesicle protein has product MTDLDFRQGGYPASGPQTTNLADILERVLDKGIVIAGDIKIDLLDIELLTIRLRLFVASVDTAKKAGIDWWETDPALSSHAARNALEDENRELRARLDALESKSEDMSASEK; this is encoded by the coding sequence GTGACTGATCTCGACTTCAGGCAGGGTGGCTACCCTGCCTCCGGGCCGCAGACCACGAATCTCGCCGACATCCTTGAGCGCGTCCTCGACAAGGGCATCGTGATCGCCGGAGACATCAAGATCGACCTCCTCGACATCGAGTTGCTCACGATCAGACTGCGCCTCTTCGTGGCTTCTGTTGATACCGCGAAGAAGGCCGGCATCGACTGGTGGGAGACCGATCCGGCGCTCAGCTCCCACGCGGCACGGAACGCCCTGGAGGACGAGAACCGTGAACTGCGCGCACGCCTGGACGCGCTTGAGTCCAAGTCCGAAGACATGTCCGCGTCCGAGAAGTGA
- a CDS encoding GvpL/GvpF family gas vesicle protein: MTERSPRASDANAMYVYAVCRTEDRLPLDGVPGVTRETPVRPLSFGALTAIVQTVRAAEFTDEAWQERLADEPELERYARAHHEVVSAVAAHAPTVPLPLATLYHGEDSARLALTKESARFHTALKRIARHAEWGVKVYAAHVPQKRDSSPAEEPKAAAGPSRPAPGAGRAYLDRKRNLQARREQRQEDSLRVAEAVDADMNRVATASRRLRTHGPAAAGDDHRVQVLNATYLVAEHRAAELALLAEALRERTGAQIELSGPWVPYSFVGEV; the protein is encoded by the coding sequence ATGACGGAGCGCAGCCCCCGGGCTTCGGATGCGAATGCCATGTACGTGTACGCGGTCTGCCGGACCGAGGACCGGCTGCCTCTTGACGGAGTGCCCGGAGTCACGCGCGAGACACCCGTACGTCCTCTGTCGTTCGGAGCCCTGACGGCGATCGTGCAGACCGTTCGAGCGGCTGAGTTCACGGACGAGGCCTGGCAGGAACGTCTGGCGGACGAGCCGGAACTCGAACGGTACGCCCGCGCCCACCACGAGGTCGTGTCGGCGGTGGCCGCCCACGCGCCGACCGTTCCCCTGCCCCTGGCCACGCTGTACCACGGGGAGGACAGCGCCAGGCTCGCGCTGACCAAGGAGTCGGCCCGCTTTCACACCGCGCTGAAGCGCATCGCGCGGCATGCCGAATGGGGAGTGAAGGTGTACGCGGCCCACGTCCCCCAGAAGCGCGACAGCAGCCCGGCGGAGGAGCCGAAGGCAGCCGCGGGCCCGTCCCGTCCGGCTCCGGGAGCGGGCCGGGCCTACCTCGACCGCAAGAGGAACCTGCAGGCCCGGCGCGAGCAGCGCCAGGAGGACTCGCTGCGCGTCGCCGAAGCTGTGGACGCGGACATGAACCGCGTCGCCACCGCCTCCCGGCGGCTCCGGACGCACGGCCCGGCGGCAGCCGGGGACGACCACCGCGTCCAGGTCCTCAACGCCACCTACCTGGTGGCCGAGCACCGGGCGGCGGAACTGGCCCTGCTCGCGGAGGCCCTGCGCGAACGGACCGGTGCGCAGATCGAGCTGTCCGGCCCCTGGGTCCCCTACTCCTTCGTCGGCGAGGTGTGA
- a CDS encoding GlxA family transcriptional regulator, producing MPHRVVVLALDGLLPFELGIPQRIFGRSLGSEPLNRGRKLYEVVTCSIRPPGRVRTDADFTITVEHGPEALATADTVVIPASYELGPVYTEGRLTDELAAAFTYIRPGTRMVSICTGGYVLAAAGYLDGRPATTHWSSADHFQKLFPAVRVDPDVLFIDDGDVLTSAGVAAGIDLCLHIVRRDHGTAVANDVARRTVVPPHRDGGQAQYIQRPVPDAQIAGTTAARAWALGRLERPILLRDMAQQESMSVRTFTRRFREEVGISPVQWLTQQRVERARQLLESTDLSIDQVARDAGFGTPTSLRQHLQAALGVSPTMYRRTFRATVGDRC from the coding sequence GTGCCACACCGAGTCGTCGTCCTCGCCCTCGATGGGCTGCTGCCCTTCGAACTGGGCATCCCCCAAAGGATATTCGGCCGTTCACTCGGATCCGAGCCGCTCAACCGGGGCCGCAAACTCTACGAAGTCGTGACCTGTTCGATCCGCCCGCCCGGCCGGGTCCGCACCGACGCGGACTTCACGATCACCGTCGAACACGGTCCGGAGGCCCTCGCCACCGCCGACACGGTGGTGATCCCCGCCAGCTACGAACTCGGCCCCGTCTACACCGAGGGACGGCTGACCGACGAACTCGCGGCCGCGTTCACCTACATCAGGCCCGGCACCCGGATGGTCTCCATCTGCACCGGTGGCTACGTCCTCGCCGCAGCCGGATACCTCGACGGCCGCCCCGCCACCACCCACTGGTCCTCCGCCGACCACTTCCAGAAGCTGTTCCCGGCGGTCCGGGTCGACCCCGACGTCCTGTTCATCGACGACGGGGACGTCCTGACCTCCGCCGGGGTCGCCGCCGGGATCGACCTCTGCCTGCACATCGTGCGCCGCGACCACGGCACCGCCGTCGCCAACGACGTCGCCCGGCGCACCGTCGTACCGCCGCACCGCGACGGCGGCCAGGCGCAGTACATCCAGCGCCCGGTCCCCGATGCCCAGATCGCCGGCACGACAGCCGCACGGGCCTGGGCGCTCGGACGGCTGGAACGGCCGATCCTGCTGCGCGACATGGCGCAACAGGAGTCGATGAGCGTACGGACGTTCACCCGCCGGTTCCGTGAGGAGGTCGGGATCAGCCCCGTCCAGTGGCTGACCCAGCAGCGGGTGGAACGAGCGCGTCAGCTGCTGGAGTCCACCGACCTGTCGATCGACCAGGTCGCCCGCGACGCCGGCTTCGGCACGCCCACCTCACTGCGGCAGCATCTCCAGGCGGCGCTGGGGGTGTCACCGACGATGTACCGCCGGACGTTCCGCGCGACGGTGGGAGACCGCTGCTAG
- a CDS encoding Asp23/Gls24 family envelope stress response protein, with protein MATNDTLGGTALGTGNSDGGTRGTTTIADTVVSTIAGIAVRETDGIHSVGRGASRALGAVKDKVSRSNDPGRGVKVEVGEKQAAVDVDIVVEYGIPILEAAKNIRTHVTDAVETMTGLEVVEININVLDVHVPGSDDDDESDSGQKKPRVQ; from the coding sequence ATGGCGACGAACGACACTCTCGGCGGTACCGCACTGGGAACGGGAAATTCAGACGGGGGAACCCGTGGGACGACCACCATCGCAGACACCGTGGTCTCGACGATCGCGGGTATAGCCGTACGTGAGACCGACGGCATCCACTCCGTGGGCCGGGGCGCCTCGCGAGCGCTGGGGGCGGTCAAGGACAAGGTGTCCCGCTCCAACGATCCCGGCCGCGGGGTCAAGGTGGAGGTGGGTGAGAAGCAGGCAGCCGTCGACGTCGACATCGTCGTGGAGTACGGCATCCCCATCCTGGAGGCCGCGAAGAACATCCGCACTCACGTGACGGACGCGGTCGAGACGATGACGGGCCTGGAAGTCGTCGAGATCAACATCAACGTGCTGGACGTCCATGTCCCGGGATCCGACGACGACGACGAATCGGACAGCGGACAGAAGAAGCCCCGCGTCCAGTGA
- a CDS encoding gas vesicle protein, giving the protein MARDIVPWDNPGPLCGPIGVPLVDLLDRVLATGVVVSGDLVIAIADVPLVRVSLHALLSSVNERVPAPWADGGPL; this is encoded by the coding sequence GTGGCGCGCGACATCGTTCCGTGGGACAACCCCGGCCCTCTCTGCGGCCCCATCGGCGTACCGCTGGTCGACCTCCTGGACCGTGTCCTGGCGACCGGGGTGGTCGTCAGCGGGGATCTGGTCATCGCGATCGCCGATGTCCCGCTGGTACGGGTGTCGTTGCACGCCCTGCTGTCGTCGGTCAATGAACGCGTGCCCGCCCCCTGGGCGGACGGAGGGCCGTTGTGA
- a CDS encoding SRPBCC family protein, with translation MAKTENKEPEADEGEEEETGMGRLRGELSNFLSAQVDKLSEKAGEKLTDVTGRLTDVAENGGELPAMGSRILKGDSPVKAFVSEKAKGVKDNVVDKAKEAFGGGKGKRKPSGSKVMNIIEVLDVGVPLRTAYDYWTQYDQFSSFAKGVRDVSMGDEMTSDWKVKVGPSSRSFKATVQEQVPDERIVWTSEGAKGTTRGAVSFHELAPSLTRIVLVVEYYPSGFFEKTGNLWRAQGRRMRLDFKHFQRYVTLTEEEPEGWRGEIRDGEVVVTHEDAMEEEENQNEDEDGYEDEDEDEEGGEEGDDEDEDYEDEDYDDDEEPVDDDEDEEEEEPEEEEEEEEEEQEEPEEEEEEEEAAPPRKRAARGKRPSRKARRD, from the coding sequence ATGGCCAAGACGGAGAACAAGGAGCCCGAGGCAGACGAGGGCGAGGAAGAAGAGACGGGAATGGGCAGGCTCCGTGGCGAGCTGTCCAACTTCCTCAGCGCCCAGGTGGACAAGCTCTCCGAGAAGGCGGGCGAGAAGCTGACCGATGTCACGGGCCGGCTGACCGACGTCGCCGAGAACGGCGGAGAACTTCCCGCGATGGGTTCGCGCATCCTCAAGGGCGATTCGCCGGTGAAGGCGTTCGTCTCGGAGAAGGCGAAGGGTGTCAAGGACAACGTCGTGGACAAGGCCAAGGAGGCCTTCGGCGGAGGAAAGGGCAAGCGCAAGCCGAGTGGCAGCAAGGTCATGAACATCATCGAGGTGCTCGATGTGGGCGTGCCCCTGCGTACGGCTTACGACTACTGGACTCAGTACGACCAGTTCAGCAGCTTCGCCAAGGGCGTGCGTGACGTCTCGATGGGCGATGAGATGACCAGCGACTGGAAGGTCAAGGTCGGGCCCTCCTCGCGCAGCTTCAAGGCGACCGTTCAGGAACAGGTGCCCGACGAACGGATCGTCTGGACGTCCGAGGGGGCGAAGGGCACCACGCGCGGCGCCGTGAGCTTCCACGAACTGGCCCCGAGCCTCACCCGCATCGTCCTGGTCGTCGAGTACTACCCGTCCGGGTTCTTCGAGAAGACGGGCAACCTCTGGCGCGCTCAGGGGCGCCGTATGCGACTGGACTTCAAGCACTTCCAGCGCTACGTCACCCTCACCGAGGAGGAGCCCGAGGGGTGGCGCGGCGAGATCCGCGACGGAGAGGTCGTGGTGACCCACGAGGACGCCATGGAAGAGGAGGAGAACCAGAACGAGGACGAGGACGGCTATGAGGACGAGGACGAGGACGAGGAGGGCGGCGAGGAGGGGGACGACGAGGACGAGGACTACGAGGACGAGGACTACGACGACGACGAGGAACCGGTAGACGACGACGAGGACGAGGAGGAGGAAGAACCGGAGGAGGAAGAGGAAGAGGAAGAAGAAGAGCAGGAAGAACCGGAGGAGGAGGAAGAAGAAGAGGAAGCCGCGCCTCCCCGGAAGCGGGCTGCCCGCGGCAAACGGCCATCGCGAAAGGCTCGTCGTGACTGA
- a CDS encoding gas vesicle protein K, translating into MTTSRVDLDSEKMGRDLVTLVLTVVELLRQLMERQAIRRIEQGDLSDEQTDEIGTTLMLLDQRMTELCEQHGVRPEDLNLDLGPLGTLLPRD; encoded by the coding sequence GTGACGACTTCACGCGTCGACCTGGACTCGGAGAAGATGGGGCGCGACCTCGTCACCCTGGTCCTCACCGTGGTCGAGCTACTGCGTCAGCTGATGGAGCGCCAGGCGATTCGCCGCATCGAGCAGGGGGACCTCAGCGACGAGCAGACGGACGAGATCGGCACCACGCTCATGCTGCTCGACCAGCGCATGACAGAGCTGTGCGAGCAGCACGGTGTGCGTCCGGAGGACCTCAACCTCGACCTGGGCCCGCTCGGCACGCTGTTGCCCCGGGACTGA